The Geothrix sp. DNA segment GTAGTCCACGAACTCGATGAGGGCCATGTCAGCCGCGTCGCCGAGGCGATGGCCAACCTTGAGGATGCGGGTGTAGCCGCCGGGACGGCTCTCGAAACGCTTGCGGAAGTCGGCGCCGAAGAGCTTCTGCACGGCGTCCTTGCTTCCGAGGCGGGCCATCGCCAGACGGCGGTTGGCCACGGTGTCTTCCTTGGCGAGGGTGATGAAGGGCTCCACATACGTGCGGAGTTCCTTCGCCTTCACCAGGGTCGTCTCGATGCGCTCGCTCTCAATGAGGGCGGTCGCGAGGTTCTTCATGAGGGCCTTGCGCTGGTTGGTGGTGCGGCCCAGGCGCTTGCCGGAAACGTTGTGACGCATGGGGGCTCCTTACACTTCCTGCTCGAGCCGCATGCCGAGGGAGAGGCCGATACGAGCGAGCTCGTCCTTGATCTCCTGGAGCGACTTCTTGCCGAAGTTCTTGGTTTTCATCAGCTCGGCCTCGGTCCGCTGGACCAGCTCGCCGATGGTGGTGATGTTGGCGTTGCGGAGGCAGTTGTTGGCCCGCACGGAGAGTTCCAGTTCCTCGACGGACTTGCCCAGCCAGGTGTTGGCAGCTTCGCTGCCGAGCGTGGCGGTGCCCATCTCCATCTCGGTGAAGTCCTCGTCCTGACGGGCGAACACCAGAAAGTGGTCGCGCAGGATGAGGGCCGCGTCAGAGACGGCTTCCTTCGGATTGACGGCGCCGTTGGTCCAAACCTGGAGGGTGAGCTTCTCGTAGTCCGTGCTCTGGCCCACGCGGGCGGGTTCGACGATGTAGTTCACCCGGAGGATGGGGCTGTGGTTGGAGTCCATGGGAATGAAGCCCAGGCCCAAGGTCTCGCTGTGGTTGCGGTCGGCGGTGACGAAGCCGCGGCCGAGGCAGACCACCATCTCGATCTCCAGTTCGCCTTCCTCGCCCAGGGTGGCGATGTGGATGTTGGGATCCACGACCTCCACGTTCTGGTTGCAGCGGATGGCGGCGGAGGTCACGGTGCCCTCGCCCTTGGCGGAGATGG contains these protein-coding regions:
- a CDS encoding DNA-directed RNA polymerase subunit alpha; its protein translation is MLNLSDFQRPRFAEVTPGSLTDSYGEFVAYPFERGFATTVGHSVRRVLLSSIQGAAVTNVRIKGVMHEFTTLPGVWEDITHVLLNLKEVPFKLHSSEPQTVTISAKGEGTVTSAAIRCNQNVEVVDPNIHIATLGEEGELEIEMVVCLGRGFVTADRNHSETLGLGFIPMDSNHSPILRVNYIVEPARVGQSTDYEKLTLQVWTNGAVNPKEAVSDAALILRDHFLVFARQDEDFTEMEMGTATLGSEAANTWLGKSVEELELSVRANNCLRNANITTIGELVQRTEAELMKTKNFGKKSLQEIKDELARIGLSLGMRLEQEV
- the rplQ gene encoding 50S ribosomal protein L17 is translated as MRHNVSGKRLGRTTNQRKALMKNLATALIESERIETTLVKAKELRTYVEPFITLAKEDTVANRRLAMARLGSKDAVQKLFGADFRKRFESRPGGYTRILKVGHRLGDAADMALIEFVDYTLPEPKAEDAE